Part of the Zhongshania aliphaticivorans genome, TCTGGCCAGAGTGCTCTCAGTAATGGGGATGATATCGCTTGGTTTTTTCGGTTTTTCTTTGTTCACATCAAACCCCTTTACACGTCATTTACTTAACACCCCTTTGGATGGTCAAGATTTAAACCCCTTATTACAAGACCCTGGGATGGTTATTCACCCACCTATGCTTTATATCGGGTATGTGGGTTTTTCAGTCGCATTTGCATTTGCGATAGCCGCATTGATGAGTGGCCGAATGGATGCAAGTTGGGCGCGCTGGTCTCGGCCGTGGACCAATATTGCATGGCTGTTTTTAACCGTTGGCATTGCGCTTGGCAGTTGGTGGGCGTATTACGAATTGGGCTGGGGCGGCTGGTGGTTTTGGGATCCAGTAGAGAATGCGTCATTTATGCCCTGGTTGGTTGGCACTGCCTTAATTCATTCATTGGCGGTAACTGAAAAACGTGGTGTCTTTAAAAGTTGGACTTTGTTGTTAGCCATTTTTGCATTTTCGTTAAGTTTGCTGGGAACTTTTTTAGTTAGGTCTGGGGTTTTAACCTCGGTTCACGCCTTTGCGGCAGACCCTACGCGAGGTATGTATATTCTCGGGTTCTTGGTAATTGTCGTGGGTGGTTCATTAACGTTATACGCGTTCAGAGCGCCGGCTAATGCGTCTGCACCATCTTACAAACTGCTATCCAGAGAAGCCTTGTTGCTGGTCAATAATATTCTGTTGTTGGTCGCGGCGATGACGGTGCTTTTGGGAACATTATTTCCCTTGATAATGGATTTTGCCGGTTTGGGTAAATACTCGGTGGGGCCGCCTTATTTTAATGCCATATTTGTACCGCTGATGTGCTTGCTGGCCTTGGTTCTTGGCCTTGGCCCCTCATCGCAGTGGAAGCGGAGTAACCCCGCCTCATGGCTAAAACCGATGCTGGTTGCGTTTGTTAGCAGTGTAATATTGGCGGTGTTACTACCGCAGTTATTCACTGATGGTTGGCATATTGGCGCCATGATAGGCGTCTTGCTTACGGCATGGATAGTTCTGAGTAGCGCGGTTAATTTGCGAAACAAAACCCGTAATGCAGCGACGTTTTATCAAGGTTTGCGGAGGCTGACACCATCGTACTATGGCATGCTGGTTGCGCATCTTGGTTTTGCTGCCAGTATTCTTGGGGTTGCCATGGTGACGAGCTTTAATAATGAGCAAGACATTCGTATGGAGGTTGGTGAGCGTGTGAGCACGGCATTTTCTTACGAAGTTAGTTTTGATGCCATTGACAATATTCAAGGGCCTAATTATCAAGGCCAGCGCGGCACTTTCTCGCTGTGGCAAAATGGCAACGTAATTGCAGAAATGCACCCTGAAAAGCGTCGTTATCATGCCCGCAGCGGTCAGGTGATGACTGAAGCTGCTATTGATGCTGGCTTAATGCGAGATGTTTTTGTGGCGCTTGGCGAGCCTATTAGTAAAGACGCGTGGGCAGTGCGAATCCACGTAAAACCATTTATTCGTTGGATTTGGTTAGGGGCTATATTAATGGCAGTAGGTGGTTTGCTGGCGGTGTGTGATAAGCGTTATCGTCCTCGGAAGCCTAGCGTTGCTGAATCAAAAGGAGCACGCAGTGCAGCGACTTAAGTTATTTTTGCCAGTCCTTATTTTTACACTGCTAGCGGTGATTTTCTTTGGCGTTGAGCGTCGGGTGCTTACTGGTGATTATGCGCCAACAGATTTGCCGTCGGCGTTAATTAACAAACCTCTGCCCGCGTTTTCTAAGCCTGCTTTGAGTGATGGCCGTATTGTAACTAAAGCGGATATTGTTGGTGAGGTATTTTTGCTCAACGTTTGGGCTACATGGTGCCCTAGTTGCCATTACGAGCATCCGTTTTTAGTGAAGCTCGCAGAGGAGGGTATGCGCATTGTCAGTGTTGATTACAAGGATGAAATCACTGCGGCTAAACGTTGGTTAAATGAAAAAGGTAACCCTTATACCGTGACGTTGTTTGATCAAGACGGATCTTTTGGTTTGGACCTGGGCGTAACCGGCGCACCTGAAACGTATCTAATTGATGCTGAGGGTATTGTTAGATTTCGCTATCAAGGCGCACTGGATGAGCGGGTTTGGAATACCGAGTTTGTGCCGCTGTTGGCAGAGATAAATGGGCAGGGTAAATCACAATGAAGTCGTTTTTATTGACCTGTGCTTTATTGCTATGCTGCCTAAATGCCGGTGCGGTGATTGAAACCTATCAGTTTGATACGCCACTGCAGCAGCAGCGTTACCATGCATTCATTGAAGAGTTGCGTTGTCCTAAATGTCAGAATCAAAATTTATCAGGTTCTGACTCTGAGATATCCAAGGATTTGCGCCGACAAATTCATCGGATGATTATGGATGGCAAAGCAGATATCGAAATAACCCAGTATATGGTTGCCCGCTATGGCGATTTTATTCTGTATCGACCTCGCTTTAATGGCCAAACCGCTGTGTTGTGGTTTGCGCCGTTAGTATTGCTGGCATTGGGTTTGTTGGTGTGGTGGCGAATGGCTGCGAGCCGTAAAAATTCATTATCTTCGCAACATGATAGCCTGACAGAGGCGGAGCAAGCACGTTTGCAAGAGCTGCTGATTGCTGATGATGTCGCCGATTCGAGAGGTCGCGAATGATCAGTTTGTATATTGGCTTAGGTGTTTTAATTCTGCTTGCTGCTATTCTAATTTTATTGTCTTTACGCAGTGGGCAGTCCAACCAGAGTAATCTTGAACTTCATCGCCGTTCTCAACGAGATTTTTATCGTCAACGGCAATCGGAGTTACGAAGTGATTTTGAATCTGGCTTGATTGATGAATCTCAACTCAATGAGCTTTCACAGGACTTAGATCGGCAGCTTGTTACTGAGTCGGCAGAGGTAGAACAAACTGCTATTTCTGCGTCAAAGCGCAGCTATATACTTATCATGCTGATCGTTATTCCAGTGCTTTGTTTTGCCCTATATGACCATTTAGGCTATCGACACGATATCGCTTTGCAAACCTTGCAAAAGGAAATAGTAAGCGATGGCATTAACGATGCTCGGTGGCAGCGTTATCAGGATATTGTCGAACGCATTTTGGCAAAGCGACCGCATAGCGGTGAACATTTGGTTATGATGGCGACCCTGTATCGTCAGC contains:
- a CDS encoding heme lyase CcmF/NrfE family subunit gives rise to the protein MIVEFGHVALILGFCFALALAILPLWGVFRGDDLAMRSGRYLSFAQCLFTSIAIGSLFYAFLNDDFSVDIVAAQSNSLLPSAYKFSALWGGHEGSLLLWLEVLTLWTVAVALFSRQLPLDILARVLSVMGMISLGFFGFSLFTSNPFTRHLLNTPLDGQDLNPLLQDPGMVIHPPMLYIGYVGFSVAFAFAIAALMSGRMDASWARWSRPWTNIAWLFLTVGIALGSWWAYYELGWGGWWFWDPVENASFMPWLVGTALIHSLAVTEKRGVFKSWTLLLAIFAFSLSLLGTFLVRSGVLTSVHAFAADPTRGMYILGFLVIVVGGSLTLYAFRAPANASAPSYKLLSREALLLVNNILLLVAAMTVLLGTLFPLIMDFAGLGKYSVGPPYFNAIFVPLMCLLALVLGLGPSSQWKRSNPASWLKPMLVAFVSSVILAVLLPQLFTDGWHIGAMIGVLLTAWIVLSSAVNLRNKTRNAATFYQGLRRLTPSYYGMLVAHLGFAASILGVAMVTSFNNEQDIRMEVGERVSTAFSYEVSFDAIDNIQGPNYQGQRGTFSLWQNGNVIAEMHPEKRRYHARSGQVMTEAAIDAGLMRDVFVALGEPISKDAWAVRIHVKPFIRWIWLGAILMAVGGLLAVCDKRYRPRKPSVAESKGARSAAT
- a CDS encoding DsbE family thiol:disulfide interchange protein, whose product is MQRLKLFLPVLIFTLLAVIFFGVERRVLTGDYAPTDLPSALINKPLPAFSKPALSDGRIVTKADIVGEVFLLNVWATWCPSCHYEHPFLVKLAEEGMRIVSVDYKDEITAAKRWLNEKGNPYTVTLFDQDGSFGLDLGVTGAPETYLIDAEGIVRFRYQGALDERVWNTEFVPLLAEINGQGKSQ
- a CDS encoding cytochrome c-type biogenesis protein, with amino-acid sequence MKSFLLTCALLLCCLNAGAVIETYQFDTPLQQQRYHAFIEELRCPKCQNQNLSGSDSEISKDLRRQIHRMIMDGKADIEITQYMVARYGDFILYRPRFNGQTAVLWFAPLVLLALGLLVWWRMAASRKNSLSSQHDSLTEAEQARLQELLIADDVADSRGRE